In Pseudomonadota bacterium, the genomic stretch CGGGCTCAAGCCGTTCGCCCTGGGCGCGCTCGCGGCGCGGATCGGCGCGGAGATCTCCGACGCCGCGGCGCTGCAGGCCGCGTGGCGCGAGGCGCGGGAGCGCTTCCCGTCGCCCCTGTTCGACGAGGAGATGGAGGTCAGGCGGCGCGGCTGCGTTAGGCGCGTGCTCCGGCTGCTCGAGCTCCGCTACGATCGCCCGATGCTGCGGCTCGTGCGCACGAGCCTCGCGGATCCGTCGAAGCGCTCGAACGCGCTCGAGGTGCTCGACTCGGCGCTCGAGCCCGCGCTGCGGGCCCGCGTGATGACGTTCCTCGACGAGCGCGACGTCGCGGACCCGGCCGGGGCGGCCGGGGAGGACGCGCGGCGCCGCGCCGGAGAGTTCCTGCTCGGGCAGTGCCGCCACGCGAACCCCTACGTGGCGCACCTCGCCCTCGAGGCGCTGTCGAAGGATCCCGACGAGCGCGCGGTGGCGGTCGCGCTCGAGCTCGGCGGGCACGCCGAGCCGCTCGTGCGCGAGGGGGCCGGGCACCTCCTCGAGGCGGCGGGGCACGAGAGGGCGCACAAAATCCTGGAAACGGTGGAGGCGGGCATGCATTCGACGATCGAGAAGATCCTGTTGCTGCGGAGCGTTCCCCTGTTCGAGAAGCTCTCCGGGGAGGATCTCGCCTCCCTCGCGCGGCTCGCCATGGGAGAGGTGCACGAGCGGGGCGACGTCGTCTTCAACGAGGGCGACGCCGGCGACGCGCTGTACGTCATCATCCGCGGCGCGGTCGAGATCCGCAGGGGTGCGGACGACGTCATCGCCGTGCTCAAGGCGCCCGACGTGTTCGGCGAGATGGCGGTGCTCGACGAGTCGCCGCGCAGCGCGACCGCGACCGCCGTCGAGGACGCTGAGCTCCTGTGCATCGGCAGCGAGGAGTTCCACGAGGCGCTGCGCGACAGGTTCGAGGTCGCGGACGGCGTCATCCGGCTCCTCACGCAGCGCCTGCGCGTCGCGGACCAGAAGATCGCAGATCTGGGGTAGATCAGTCTCCCGCCGCGGACATGAAGCCCGCGGTGACGAGTCTACTCGGCCGCGATCCGCACCCCTCGCGCCATCTCCAGGATCTCTTTCCTCAATTTCGGCCACGTGCGAACGCCCTCGTAGCGCACGCCGTTGCCCCACGCGACGTAGAGCCGCTCTCTCTTCGCGTCGCGGCGCACCGCCACGAACCCCTCGAGCGCGAGCGGGTGGTACGGCGCGACGCGCTTCCTCCAGCCCCACGGCCGCCCGAGGAACCGCGCGGTCCGCGTGAGCCTGTCCCCGAGATCGGAGTGGGTCGCGACCTCGCCCTCGTGGAGCGTCGCCTCCGCGCCGAGGAACGCGATCGTCCCTTTCGCCGAGCGCCGCGCGATCGCCGCGGACGGCGCGCGATCCCCCATGGTCCGCAGCCACCGCAGCTGATCCGCCCGCAAAAGCGAGTCCGAGAACGCGACGAGCCCGTCCTCGTCGAGCGCGAGGTCGGCGGGCCCGTCGAGGACGACCGAGTACACGCCGAACCAGGCCTGGTAGAGCGGCGACGCCGGATCCTCGCGCGAAGCGCCGCCCGCGAACGGGTGCTCGGGCGCGCCGAGCACGAAGCTGTTGAAGCCGCGGCGGCCGAGCTCCTTCCACGCGTCGTCCATGTCGGCGCGGATGATCGATGTCCATCCCGGCGCGGGCTCGAACGCGATCTCGTCCGCCGGACCCACCCGATCGGCGACGCGCGCGTTGGCGAGCCAGATGCCAACGTGGACGATCCACGCGTGCCGGGCGAGCATCGCCACGGCGAGGAGCGCGAGCGCGGCATAGAGGGCGGCGCGGCCGAGGGTCCTGCCGCTCATCGGACGTAGCCCAGCGCCCGGAGCGCCTCGACCATCTCCTCGGAGGGCGCGCCCGCCCGGTCCGCGGTCTCCCGCATCTGCGCGACGAGCGCCTCGAGCGCCGCCCGCTTCGGGTGTTCGGCAGGAAGCGTCGCGGAATCGATCTCGCCCGGGTCGGCCGCGAGGTCGACGGCGGTGAGCCGCTCGCCCGACGCGGCGACCTTCTCGCTGCCGGACCAGATCGCGGCGTGGAGCCGAGAGAACCGCTCTCCGAACAGCTCGGTGAGCAGGCCGTCCGGGAAGCCGGCGGCACGCACGGGCCGCGGCTTCTCGGGAAGCGCTCCGGAGATCGCGAGATCGTGAGCCGTGAGCGCCGCGAAGGGCTTCTCGGCGTCGATCCGCACGAACCCGGACGCGGAGCGATACAGGAGCGGCACGCGCGCGACGGGCTCGAGGACGAAAGTCCCGTGGCCGAGCAGATCGTGCTCGCCGAGGAGCTCGCCGTGATCGCTCGTCACGACGAGCCGGTGCTCGCCGCTGAGGACGCCGCGCCGCTCGAGCAGATCGATCGCCTCGCCGAAGGTCCGATCCGCGCGGTGAACGGCCCAGTCGTAGGAGTCGGAGACGTGCGCGACCAGCGCCGCCTTCTCCTCGGCGCCGAGCCCGCCGCGCAGGAATCGGGGGTAGGGCGTCTCGGCGAGCCGCGGGCGGTTGTCGAGCCCCGGTCGCGGCGGGAGCCATCCGACGCCGCCCGGGATCGGGAGCCACGGGTGGTGCGCGTCCGAGACGTTGACGAACAGGAACAGCGGCTTGCCGGCGATCGTCGCCTCGTCGAGCGCCTCTCCGAGCGCGCGGACGAGCGCGTCGCCGTAGAGCGACCCGAACGCGTCCGTGTCGCGGACCACGTCGAATCCCCGGGCGAGCCCGGTCTTCGCGCGGGCCGACACGACCGGGTTGCCGGAGACGAGCGCCGTCGCGTACCCGCGCTTCTTGAAGAGCTCGGCGAGCGTCTCGAAGCCTCCCGCGAGCGGCCGCACCGGATCGCCCCACAGCGGGATCGACTCCTTGCCCGACGGCCGCAGCATGAAGTCCGCGCCGTGGATCTGCACCTCTTCGCCGGTGAAGAAGCTCGCGTGGCTCGGGAGGGTCCAGGTGCCGGGCGCGTAGGCGCGGCACGTCCAGGACGTGCTCCCGGCTCGGGAGAGCGCGTCGAGGCGCGGGGAGGTCGGCTTTCCGTAGCCGCAGAGCGACAGGCGATCGGCGCGCACCATGTCCACGACGATGAAGACGACGTTCGGCGAGCGGAGGCCCGGTCTCGGCGGTTCGCCTGCGCC encodes the following:
- a CDS encoding sulfatase-like hydrolase/transferase, whose amino-acid sequence is MTRKRAFVCAIAAILAVAAIVWQLVRDGGAGEPPRPGLRSPNVVFIVVDMVRADRLSLCGYGKPTSPRLDALSRAGSTSWTCRAYAPGTWTLPSHASFFTGEEVQIHGADFMLRPSGKESIPLWGDPVRPLAGGFETLAELFKKRGYATALVSGNPVVSARAKTGLARGFDVVRDTDAFGSLYGDALVRALGEALDEATIAGKPLFLFVNVSDAHHPWLPIPGGVGWLPPRPGLDNRPRLAETPYPRFLRGGLGAEEKAALVAHVSDSYDWAVHRADRTFGEAIDLLERRGVLSGEHRLVVTSDHGELLGEHDLLGHGTFVLEPVARVPLLYRSASGFVRIDAEKPFAALTAHDLAISGALPEKPRPVRAAGFPDGLLTELFGERFSRLHAAIWSGSEKVAASGERLTAVDLAADPGEIDSATLPAEHPKRAALEALVAQMRETADRAGAPSEEMVEALRALGYVR